One genomic window of Campylobacter sp. MIT 99-7217 includes the following:
- a CDS encoding nucleotidyltransferase, which produces MLEFSPLKQEFKEYQSYYLKHFLKQGSFSLYHSKEIDKLIKKAFHILLEDFFEDFFEDFLPENIPLCIIATKQYSDFKLCANEAINLLFIYKDIKGFNVKPMIKALISALNDLDLVIQAQICELNGLLSKNAHELDILGTRYLCGSKYLFKNAKEKFKLILDSKKNEYALNLFEYFQSNHVPFIKQEFSIQRDFGGLNDYANLDSLLALFKDSPKNYALHFISEKELSELRLAMDFLLSLKSAMNIQSKKDTDTLFLSELDELCTLMQKKDKKNLDAKESLLKKAMQSLHCVGIYTHFLAQKIKEKNYKTDFKIINENFTEKNGLLATNKNFTSLKSALKALLELEDKDYQIDMSLIFALKRIKINKKNLEESLSEFKQIFYKKHSFTILKALLDSSLLEILCKPFYETRFLLDEEHVLSRDENALLCLQEFERSFDEFEELKSLNEDERAVAKLSIFMSAIEEENEISLANIYRAYALKLDIKGDILEFGLKLFKNFKLMKDIILKEDIYNETIIFNLISRLEKPKYLKILYILTLINARALQDKNHFFYKSLDTLLANAKEGFLDESFLDESQRRVKKEQTLKRSKVFLEANTLLQDKITHIKSNLFFIKNSFEDIVKIAKIAQENEFKFWFNNDKNLIFEMCANSKLDLENILQALSHLNLIFMSFFPLFDDKFYLKFEYDNIISNEQKERLESLLSSNLQSKTKAKLKKPNIKKDELKFDFEYSKTYVKLNLNTKDEQGLMAYLMSVFNEFELILSAAKIQTIRQRTRNTFYFLKTPNLIENEEKILKTLISE; this is translated from the coding sequence TTGCTTGAGTTTAGCCCTTTAAAGCAAGAATTTAAAGAATATCAGTCTTATTATTTAAAGCATTTTTTAAAACAGGGTTCTTTTAGCCTTTATCATTCAAAAGAGATTGATAAACTCATTAAAAAAGCATTTCATATCCTTTTGGAAGATTTTTTTGAAGATTTTTTTGAAGATTTCTTACCTGAAAATATACCCCTTTGTATCATCGCAACAAAACAATATAGTGATTTTAAACTTTGTGCAAATGAAGCTATTAACTTACTTTTTATTTATAAGGATATCAAGGGTTTTAATGTAAAACCTATGATCAAAGCCTTGATTTCTGCTCTTAATGATCTTGATCTTGTTATACAAGCTCAAATTTGTGAACTCAACGGACTTTTAAGCAAAAATGCTCATGAACTAGATATCTTGGGGACTCGTTATTTATGTGGATCAAAATATCTTTTTAAGAATGCTAAAGAAAAATTTAAACTTATTTTGGATTCTAAAAAAAATGAATACGCTTTAAATTTATTTGAGTATTTTCAAAGTAATCATGTGCCTTTTATTAAGCAAGAATTTAGTATACAAAGGGATTTTGGCGGTCTAAATGACTATGCAAATTTAGATTCTTTACTCGCACTTTTTAAGGACAGCCCAAAAAACTACGCACTTCATTTTATCAGCGAAAAAGAACTTAGCGAGCTAAGACTTGCTATGGATTTTTTGCTTTCCTTAAAATCAGCAATGAATATCCAAAGCAAAAAAGATACTGATACCCTATTTTTAAGTGAGCTTGATGAGCTTTGCACACTTATGCAAAAAAAGGATAAAAAGAATTTGGACGCTAAGGAAAGTTTACTCAAAAAAGCTATGCAAAGCCTGCATTGTGTGGGAATTTATACTCATTTTTTAGCTCAAAAAATTAAGGAGAAAAATTACAAAACCGATTTTAAGATCATTAACGAAAATTTCACCGAAAAAAATGGTCTTTTAGCTACAAATAAAAATTTTACTTCTTTAAAATCAGCCTTAAAAGCCTTGCTAGAACTTGAGGATAAAGATTATCAAATCGATATGAGTTTAATTTTTGCACTAAAAAGAATAAAAATCAACAAGAAAAATTTAGAAGAAAGCTTGAGCGAATTTAAACAAATTTTTTATAAAAAACATAGCTTTACGATCTTAAAAGCTCTTTTAGATAGCTCTTTGCTTGAAATTTTATGCAAGCCCTTTTACGAAACAAGATTTTTGCTTGATGAAGAGCATGTTTTAAGTCGCGATGAAAATGCTCTTTTATGCTTGCAAGAATTTGAAAGAAGTTTTGATGAATTTGAGGAATTAAAGTCTTTAAACGAAGATGAACGAGCTGTTGCGAAGCTCAGTATTTTTATGAGTGCCATTGAAGAAGAAAATGAAATTTCCTTAGCAAATATTTACAGAGCCTATGCTTTAAAACTTGACATAAAAGGTGATATTTTAGAATTTGGCTTAAAACTTTTTAAAAATTTCAAACTTATGAAAGATATTATCTTAAAAGAAGATATTTATAATGAAACCATTATTTTTAACCTTATCTCAAGACTTGAAAAACCAAAGTATCTTAAAATTTTATATATACTCACCCTCATTAATGCAAGAGCTTTGCAAGATAAAAACCACTTCTTTTATAAAAGTCTTGATACACTGCTTGCAAATGCCAAGGAGGGCTTTTTAGACGAGAGCTTTTTAGATGAGAGTCAAAGAAGGGTTAAAAAAGAACAAACCCTTAAGCGAAGCAAGGTATTTTTGGAAGCAAACACGCTTTTGCAAGATAAAATCACGCACATAAAATCAAATCTTTTCTTTATAAAAAATTCCTTTGAAGATATCGTTAAAATCGCCAAAATCGCACAAGAAAATGAATTTAAATTCTGGTTTAACAACGATAAAAATCTTATTTTTGAAATGTGTGCAAACTCAAAGCTTGATTTAGAAAACATTTTACAAGCCTTAAGTCATCTAAATCTTATTTTTATGAGCTTTTTTCCACTTTTTGATGATAAATTTTATTTGAAATTTGAGTATGATAATATCATTTCAAATGAGCAAAAAGAAAGGCTTGAAAGCCTTTTAAGCTCAAATTTACAAAGCAAAACAAAAGCAAAGCTTAAAAAACCAAATATTAAAAAAGATGAGCTAAAATTTGACTTTGAGTATTCTAAAACTTATGTCAAGCTTAATCTTAATACCAAAGATGAGCAAGGTTTAATGGCGTATTTGATGAGCGTTTTTAATGAATTTGAGCTTATTTTAAGTGCGGCTAAAATCCAAACCATAAGGCAAAGAACCAGAAATACCTTTTATTTTCTAAAAACGCCAAATTTAATAGAAAATGAAGAAAAAATTTTAAAAACCCTAATAAGTGAGTAA
- the glmS gene encoding glutamine--fructose-6-phosphate transaminase (isomerizing) → MCGIVGYIGKKEKKSLIINGLKELEYRGYDSAGLAVLKDEELSFFKAVGKLNNLANKCENFESNGLGLAIGHTRWATHGKPNEINAHPHLGQYSCVIHNGIIENYKELKEKLEKEGVSFLSQTDTEVIVALFEHYAKNLEAWQAFEKCVHELRGAFAILLISKKDKEKIFFAKNAAPLIVGKNAQNELFFSSGDAPLIGHCEDVIYLEDLSFGYASKDELTIYENNKLKTPVFTKLPQDKSYAQKDGFRFFMEKEIYEQSRVLSEVLMGRVEGGEIVFDELKDENLKELSEITLCACGTSYHAALASAYLFERVAKVKTKVEIASEFRYKDALITPNSLFIVISQSGETADTLEALKIAKQKGAKTFAICNVDNSSIVRLAHLSILTRAGIEKGVASTKAFASQMLTLWAISLYIAKEKGFDIHEHLQALLHTPNVVVVSPTLHERIRRLSKRYLDGHGFFFIGRDVFYPLALEGALKLKELSYLHAEGYASGEMKHGPIALADSKLYTIALMPQHLLYEKVKSNVEELIARDSTLLCISALDFDLSDDLIKINPQKHYMNEFFEMMLVLQLLALEISIRLGNDVDMPRNLAKSVTVE, encoded by the coding sequence ATGTGTGGAATCGTAGGCTACATAGGCAAAAAAGAAAAAAAATCCTTGATCATAAACGGACTTAAAGAGCTTGAATACAGAGGCTATGATAGTGCCGGCTTAGCCGTGCTTAAAGATGAGGAGCTAAGCTTTTTTAAGGCTGTGGGCAAGCTAAATAATCTTGCAAACAAATGCGAAAACTTTGAAAGCAATGGGCTTGGACTTGCCATAGGACACACAAGATGGGCAACGCATGGAAAGCCAAATGAGATCAACGCACACCCACATTTAGGGCAGTATTCTTGCGTGATACATAATGGAATCATTGAAAATTACAAAGAGCTTAAAGAAAAGCTTGAAAAAGAGGGCGTGAGCTTTTTAAGCCAGACTGATACTGAGGTTATCGTGGCACTTTTTGAGCATTATGCAAAAAATTTAGAGGCTTGGCAGGCTTTTGAAAAATGCGTGCATGAGCTAAGGGGTGCTTTTGCCATACTTTTAATCAGCAAAAAAGATAAGGAAAAGATTTTCTTTGCTAAAAACGCCGCACCTTTGATCGTGGGGAAAAACGCTCAAAATGAGCTTTTCTTTTCCTCAGGCGATGCACCTTTGATAGGGCACTGTGAAGATGTGATTTATCTTGAAGATCTTAGTTTTGGCTATGCAAGCAAAGATGAGCTAACAATCTATGAAAATAACAAGCTTAAAACCCCTGTTTTTACTAAACTACCTCAAGATAAAAGCTATGCTCAAAAGGACGGCTTTCGCTTTTTTATGGAAAAAGAAATTTATGAACAAAGCCGTGTTTTAAGCGAGGTTTTAATGGGGCGAGTTGAGGGAGGTGAGATCGTTTTTGATGAGCTTAAAGATGAAAATTTAAAAGAGCTTAGCGAAATCACGCTTTGTGCTTGTGGGACGAGCTATCACGCAGCCCTTGCTAGTGCTTATTTGTTTGAAAGGGTGGCTAAGGTCAAAACCAAGGTTGAAATCGCAAGCGAGTTTCGCTATAAAGACGCCTTAATCACGCCAAATTCGCTTTTCATCGTCATTTCTCAAAGTGGGGAAACTGCTGATACCCTTGAAGCTCTTAAAATCGCCAAGCAAAAAGGAGCAAAAACCTTTGCCATTTGCAATGTGGATAATTCAAGCATAGTCCGCCTTGCTCATCTTAGCATACTAACCCGTGCTGGCATTGAAAAAGGCGTGGCTTCAACTAAGGCTTTTGCTTCTCAAATGCTTACCTTGTGGGCTATTTCTTTATATATCGCTAAAGAAAAGGGCTTTGATATACATGAACATTTGCAAGCACTTTTACACACTCCAAATGTAGTTGTGGTCTCGCCTACCTTGCACGAAAGGATAAGAAGGCTTAGCAAACGCTATCTTGATGGGCATGGCTTTTTTTTCATAGGGCGAGATGTCTTTTATCCTCTTGCCTTAGAAGGAGCTTTAAAGCTTAAGGAGCTTTCTTATTTGCATGCAGAAGGTTATGCAAGCGGGGAGATGAAGCACGGACCTATAGCCCTAGCTGATAGCAAGCTTTATACCATAGCTTTGATGCCCCAGCATCTGCTTTATGAAAAGGTCAAATCAAATGTAGAAGAGCTTATCGCAAGGGATTCAACCCTGCTTTGTATATCTGCTCTTGATTTTGATCTTAGTGATGATCTTATTAAAATCAATCCGCAAAAGCACTATATGAATGAGTTTTTTGAGATGATGCTTGTTTTACAGCTCTTAGCTCTTGAAATTTCTATAAGACTTGGAAATGATGTAGATATGCCACGAAATTTAGCCAAAAGCGTAACAGTAGAATAG
- the queA gene encoding tRNA preQ1(34) S-adenosylmethionine ribosyltransferase-isomerase QueA — protein MNEDLFLKNYDYFLPKELIASKPLEDKEQTRLLIYERSKDKIIHTKFKYLQDFLPNCAIIFNDTKVIKARIFAKKPSGKLCELFFHKNLSQNEFLVQIKGRVKKGDFLDLEKGIKIKILKLNEDGTRVVRFIKNELFLKDSEVFSLLEKIGHIPLPPYIKRADEKDDEKDYQSIFAKNLGAVAAPTASLHFDEKILKKLAKNHDFYTLTLHVGAGTFKGVECENIKDHFMHKEAYELEKKLIELIKSKEPMLCVGTTTTRAIEYFVRTKLEKGWCDLFLNPFNKPLRVNHLLTNFHLPKTSLIMLVASFIGRKKTLELYEEAIKEKYRFYSYGDAMLLV, from the coding sequence ATGAATGAGGATTTGTTTTTAAAAAATTATGATTATTTTTTGCCAAAAGAACTTATAGCCTCAAAGCCCTTAGAAGATAAAGAACAAACTAGGCTTTTGATTTACGAAAGAAGCAAGGATAAGATCATTCATACTAAATTTAAATATTTGCAAGATTTTTTGCCAAACTGTGCCATTATTTTTAATGATACTAAGGTTATTAAAGCAAGGATTTTCGCAAAAAAGCCAAGTGGCAAGCTTTGTGAGCTTTTTTTTCACAAAAATTTAAGCCAAAATGAGTTTTTAGTTCAAATCAAGGGCAGAGTTAAAAAGGGGGATTTTTTAGATCTTGAAAAGGGGATAAAAATAAAAATTTTAAAGCTCAATGAGGACGGCACAAGGGTGGTTCGTTTTATTAAAAATGAGCTTTTTTTAAAGGATAGTGAAGTTTTTTCCTTGCTTGAAAAAATAGGGCATATCCCCTTGCCTCCTTACATAAAAAGAGCTGATGAAAAGGACGATGAAAAAGATTATCAAAGCATTTTTGCTAAAAATTTAGGAGCTGTGGCTGCACCAACGGCAAGCCTTCATTTTGATGAAAAAATTTTAAAAAAACTAGCTAAAAATCATGATTTTTATACCTTAACCTTGCATGTTGGAGCTGGGACCTTTAAAGGTGTTGAGTGTGAAAATATCAAAGATCATTTTATGCACAAAGAAGCTTATGAGCTAGAAAAAAAGCTAATAGAGCTTATAAAAAGCAAAGAGCCTATGCTTTGTGTGGGAACGACCACAACCAGAGCTATTGAGTATTTTGTAAGAACAAAGCTTGAAAAAGGCTGGTGTGATCTTTTTTTAAATCCCTTTAATAAACCCTTAAGAGTAAATCATTTGCTGACTAATTTCCACCTTCCAAAAACAAGTTTGATCATGCTTGTAGCTTCTTTTATAGGCAGGAAAAAAACCCTTGAGCTTTACGAAGAAGCTATCAAAGAAAAATACCGCTTTTATTCTTACGGGGATGCAATGCTTTTGGTATAA
- the tatC gene encoding twin-arginine translocase subunit TatC yields MFEELKPHLVELRKRLFISVACVFVLFFACFGFNEYITKILTLPLERVLPQGANQVNFIELTEPFFNAVKVSFFTAFLLSMPVIFWQFWKFVAPGLYDNEKRLVVPFVVCASIMFLLGASFCYFIAVPMAFDFFVVFGQAHNLNPNITIAPYIDFLIKLMLAFGLGFELPIITFFLAKLGLVNDAMLKRHFRVAILVIFIFAAFMTPPDVLSQLLMAGPLCLLYGISIFVAKKVNPASKEDDENLEQDTNE; encoded by the coding sequence ATGTTTGAAGAATTAAAACCTCATCTAGTCGAACTTAGAAAAAGACTTTTTATCTCTGTGGCTTGCGTTTTTGTGCTGTTTTTTGCGTGCTTTGGTTTTAATGAATATATCACGAAAATCCTTACCCTCCCACTTGAACGCGTTTTGCCTCAGGGTGCAAATCAAGTCAATTTTATCGAGCTTACAGAACCCTTTTTTAACGCTGTTAAAGTAAGTTTTTTTACAGCTTTTTTACTTTCTATGCCTGTGATTTTTTGGCAGTTTTGGAAATTTGTAGCACCCGGACTTTATGATAATGAAAAAAGACTAGTAGTTCCCTTTGTTGTGTGTGCTAGTATTATGTTTTTATTAGGGGCTAGCTTTTGTTATTTTATCGCTGTGCCTATGGCTTTTGATTTTTTTGTTGTTTTTGGACAAGCACATAATCTAAACCCAAATATCACCATAGCTCCTTACATAGACTTTTTAATCAAGCTTATGCTAGCTTTTGGGCTTGGCTTTGAACTTCCCATTATCACTTTTTTCCTTGCAAAACTCGGACTTGTAAATGATGCTATGCTAAAAAGGCATTTTAGGGTAGCGATTTTGGTTATTTTCATCTTTGCAGCCTTTATGACCCCTCCTGATGTGCTTTCTCAGCTTCTCATGGCAGGACCTTTGTGCTTACTTTATGGAATTTCTATTTTTGTTGCTAAAAAGGTCAATCCAGCTTCAAAAGAAGATGATGAAAATTTAGAGCAAGATACAAATGAATGA
- the tatB gene encoding Sec-independent protein translocase protein TatB produces MSMGEIIVILVVAILVLGPEKLPSTAVQIAKILRALKRQVDDAKESIEKELRISELKEEAKKYKDEMSEYNQNIRKKLSFEEFDELKENILKEKKAIDTSLEEIAQDLKELGQKEEPKSEINTENLASSNTRDKPKLVSNLDSSSQNKTENQNV; encoded by the coding sequence ATGAGTATGGGCGAGATTATTGTCATTTTGGTTGTGGCGATTTTGGTGCTTGGACCTGAAAAATTGCCAAGTACAGCCGTGCAGATTGCTAAAATTTTAAGAGCATTAAAAAGACAAGTTGATGATGCAAAGGAAAGCATAGAAAAAGAGTTGCGTATAAGCGAACTAAAAGAAGAGGCGAAAAAGTATAAAGATGAAATGAGCGAATACAATCAAAACATAAGAAAAAAATTGAGTTTTGAAGAATTTGATGAACTAAAAGAAAATATCTTAAAAGAAAAAAAAGCCATTGATACGAGCTTAGAAGAAATCGCTCAAGACCTTAAAGAACTAGGTCAAAAAGAAGAGCCTAAAAGTGAGATAAACACCGAAAATTTAGCTTCCTCAAACACCCGGGATAAGCCTAAACTTGTGTCAAATTTAGATTCATCATCTCAAAATAAAACGGAAAATCAAAATGTTTGA
- the hemW gene encoding radical SAM family heme chaperone HemW → MHLYLHIPFCESKCHYCAFTSLRLKDEKAYMDALLKDLISKKSLFEKEKITTLFIGGGTPSCVKARHFERIFDFLQPFLASKCELTSEANPSSASFNWLKKMKELGLNRLSFGAQSFNEKKLHFLGRIHSSKQIFKAFENALKAGFKNLNIDLIYDTKLDDKKMLEFELKELSKLDFLTHVSAYSLSIEKNTAFAKRPKFKKNAPLLASFFIKELEKLGFKQYEISNFCKKGFKCKHNLAYWQGKNYLACGLSGVSFYENARFYTRPNLKAYIKEPLFRSKELLSKQDLNLEHLFLGLRSCVGIKKARLDESTLQRANLLLEEKKLEFKRGSFFNKNFLLADELVLFLQS, encoded by the coding sequence TTGCATTTATATTTACACATACCCTTTTGTGAGAGCAAGTGTCATTACTGTGCCTTTACCTCCTTAAGGCTTAAAGATGAAAAAGCCTATATGGACGCACTTTTAAAGGATTTAATTTCTAAAAAAAGCCTTTTTGAAAAAGAAAAAATCACCACCCTTTTCATAGGAGGAGGCACGCCAAGCTGTGTTAAGGCAAGGCATTTTGAAAGGATTTTTGATTTTTTACAACCCTTTTTAGCTTCAAAATGTGAGCTTACAAGCGAGGCAAATCCAAGCTCGGCTAGTTTTAACTGGCTTAAAAAGATGAAAGAGCTTGGGCTAAACCGCCTTTCTTTTGGAGCTCAAAGCTTTAATGAAAAAAAGCTTCATTTTTTAGGACGCATTCACAGCTCAAAGCAAATTTTTAAAGCCTTTGAAAATGCCTTAAAGGCTGGATTTAAAAATCTTAATATCGATCTTATTTATGATACCAAGCTTGATGATAAAAAAATGCTTGAATTTGAGCTTAAAGAGCTTTCAAAGCTTGATTTTTTAACTCATGTCAGTGCTTATTCTTTAAGTATAGAAAAAAATACAGCCTTTGCTAAAAGGCCTAAATTTAAAAAAAATGCCCCCCTTTTAGCTTCATTTTTCATAAAAGAGCTTGAAAAACTTGGCTTTAAGCAATATGAAATCAGCAATTTTTGCAAAAAAGGCTTTAAATGCAAGCATAATCTTGCTTATTGGCAGGGTAAAAACTATCTTGCTTGTGGGCTTTCTGGGGTTAGTTTTTATGAAAATGCTCGCTTTTACACAAGGCCTAATTTAAAAGCCTATATCAAAGAGCCTTTGTTTAGAAGTAAGGAGCTTTTAAGCAAGCAAGATTTAAATTTAGAACATTTATTTTTAGGGCTTAGAAGCTGTGTTGGCATCAAAAAAGCAAGGCTTGATGAAAGCACCTTACAAAGGGCAAATTTGCTTTTAGAAGAAAAAAAGCTTGAGTTTAAAAGGGGGAGTTTTTTTAATAAAAATTTTTTATTAGCTGATGAGCTGGTGCTTTTTTTGCAAAGCTAA
- a CDS encoding RNA pyrophosphohydrolase produces the protein MEKEKKYRANVAAIVLSNKYPFECRILLGERSDMKGIWQLPQGGIDKGEDAKKALFRELKEEIGTDEVEIISSYPEWLYYDFPANAKAKMYPYDGQKQKYFLVRLKDKAKIDIHTKDAEFSAYEFVNLKKFFEVVNHFKKPLYSKVIKHFQEKGYI, from the coding sequence ATGGAAAAGGAAAAAAAATACAGAGCAAATGTTGCTGCAATAGTGCTTTCAAATAAATATCCTTTTGAATGTCGTATTCTTCTTGGAGAAAGAAGCGATATGAAAGGTATTTGGCAGCTTCCTCAAGGTGGTATTGATAAGGGAGAGGACGCAAAGAAAGCACTTTTTAGAGAGCTTAAAGAAGAAATAGGCACAGATGAGGTTGAGATCATCAGCTCTTATCCTGAATGGCTTTACTATGATTTTCCTGCAAATGCAAAGGCAAAGATGTATCCTTATGATGGACAAAAACAAAAATATTTTTTAGTTAGACTAAAAGATAAGGCGAAAATTGATATACATACTAAAGATGCGGAATTTAGTGCCTATGAGTTTGTAAATTTAAAAAAATTCTTTGAGGTTGTCAATCACTTCAAAAAACCCCTTTATAGTAAGGTGATTAAACATTTTCAAGAGAAAGGTTACATATAA
- a CDS encoding aspartate kinase → MLIVQKYGGTSVGSLERIEEVAKRVIETKKKGCSLVVVVSAMSGVTNELIDEAHYFSQFPNPKDMDLLLSSGERVTSALLSIALNDKGYKAMAFSGRKAGIITDSVFTKAKIQYIHTKNIEQALKEDMIVVVAGFQGIDENGEVTTLGRGGSDLSAVALAGALKADLCEIYTDVDGVYTTDPRIEPKAKKLDKISYEEMLELASLGAKVLQNRSVELAKKLSVNLVTRSSFNQNEGTMIAKEDEIMEKALVSGIALDKNQARVTLRDIEDKPGIAAEIFSSLAEQNINVDMIIQNVGRDGTTNLGFTVPQNELELAKKSVQNILSSKSVIETDDEIVKVSIVGVGMKSHSGVASAAFRSLANEGINIEMISTSEIKISMIVHEKYGELAVRALHSVYELDK, encoded by the coding sequence ATGCTGATAGTTCAAAAATACGGCGGAACAAGTGTAGGCTCTTTAGAACGCATTGAAGAAGTTGCTAAACGCGTGATCGAGACCAAAAAAAAGGGTTGTTCGCTTGTAGTTGTCGTTTCTGCGATGAGTGGGGTTACAAATGAGTTAATTGACGAGGCACATTATTTTAGTCAATTTCCAAACCCAAAAGATATGGATTTACTTTTAAGTAGCGGAGAAAGGGTTACCTCAGCACTTTTATCAATCGCTTTAAATGATAAAGGCTATAAGGCTATGGCTTTTTCTGGAAGAAAAGCCGGTATCATCACAGACAGCGTTTTTACAAAGGCTAAAATCCAATACATTCATACAAAAAATATAGAGCAAGCCTTAAAAGAAGATATGATTGTTGTTGTAGCAGGTTTTCAAGGCATAGATGAAAATGGCGAAGTAACTACTCTTGGACGGGGAGGAAGTGATCTTAGTGCTGTTGCCTTGGCTGGAGCTTTAAAGGCTGATTTGTGTGAAATTTACACCGATGTAGACGGAGTTTATACAACTGATCCACGCATAGAACCAAAGGCAAAAAAGCTTGATAAGATCTCCTATGAAGAAATGTTAGAGCTTGCTAGTCTTGGAGCTAAAGTGCTTCAAAACCGCTCTGTAGAGCTTGCAAAAAAACTAAGCGTAAATTTGGTAACAAGAAGTAGTTTTAATCAAAACGAAGGAACAATGATAGCAAAGGAAGATGAAATAATGGAAAAAGCTTTAGTTAGTGGGATAGCCCTTGATAAAAATCAAGCAAGAGTAACTCTAAGAGATATAGAAGATAAACCGGGCATTGCGGCAGAAATTTTTTCAAGCCTAGCAGAACAAAATATCAATGTGGACATGATTATTCAAAATGTAGGTCGAGATGGAACGACAAATTTAGGTTTTACTGTGCCACAAAATGAGCTTGAACTTGCAAAAAAAAGTGTTCAAAATATCTTATCATCAAAATCTGTTATAGAAACAGATGATGAGATTGTCAAGGTTTCTATCGTTGGTGTAGGTATGAAATCGCATTCAGGTGTTGCTTCAGCTGCTTTTAGAAGCCTAGCTAATGAGGGGATTAATATAGAAATGATTTCCACAAGCGAGATTAAAATTTCTATGATAGTACACGAAAAATACGGGGAACTAGCCGTTCGTGCCTTACATAGCGTCTATGAGCTTGATAAATAA
- a CDS encoding HobA family DNA replication regulator — protein MQDFLQFTLENIRAGGTFMSWLEKRRLEWAPLIAARLRLLIEGKSFILICDSERSWYEEYFLKNINAKSNRPLVPIFSLSSLCNKNIQSKEDILLLNDLLDVAFPNGFVYFYIGSGLDKKSNIAKSKDDSLLWVFDEELQNSFYLSSKDENLDEKLISMYKLFDKSLEAILFSKVSI, from the coding sequence ATGCAAGATTTTTTACAATTTACCCTAGAAAATATAAGAGCAGGTGGCACTTTTATGTCCTGGCTTGAAAAAAGGCGTTTAGAATGGGCGCCTTTGATCGCAGCAAGACTAAGGCTTTTGATCGAGGGCAAGAGTTTTATTTTGATTTGTGATAGTGAGCGTTCATGGTATGAAGAGTATTTTTTAAAAAATATCAACGCAAAATCAAACCGCCCCTTAGTGCCTATATTTTCCCTTTCTAGCCTTTGTAATAAAAATATTCAAAGCAAAGAAGATATCCTTTTGCTTAATGATCTCTTAGATGTAGCTTTTCCTAATGGTTTTGTATATTTTTATATAGGAAGTGGTTTGGATAAAAAATCAAATATCGCTAAATCAAAAGATGATAGTCTTTTATGGGTTTTTGATGAGGAGCTTCAAAATAGCTTTTATCTCAGCTCAAAAGATGAAAATTTAGACGAAAAGCTTATTTCTATGTATAAACTTTTTGATAAAAGTTTGGAGGCTATTTTATTTTCCAAGGTTAGCATTTGA
- a CDS encoding DNA polymerase III subunit delta', which produces MLQEFQAKNLRFIPKEPKDEFLIDDAREVQKESYIAETDEKIIIIMANSFRVEAQNFLLKLFEEPPKNIKFLLVAPSKNLLLPTVRSRFICEVQKLKKEEKKLDLNIQNLDLKEILNFLKNNENLDKLDLMQTISTLSTEAIKELNLSEKELELFFNAYELARLNSKPSVLLSTLLLSLYEGKK; this is translated from the coding sequence ATGCTCCAAGAATTTCAAGCTAAAAATTTGCGTTTTATCCCAAAAGAGCCTAAAGATGAGTTTTTGATTGATGATGCAAGAGAGGTTCAAAAAGAAAGCTATATAGCAGAAACAGATGAAAAAATCATCATCATCATGGCAAATTCCTTTAGAGTAGAAGCTCAAAATTTCTTGCTCAAGCTCTTTGAAGAACCGCCAAAAAATATCAAATTTTTACTCGTAGCTCCTTCAAAAAATTTACTTTTACCCACAGTAAGATCAAGATTTATCTGCGAGGTGCAAAAGCTAAAAAAAGAAGAAAAAAAGCTTGATCTTAACATTCAAAATTTAGATCTAAAAGAAATCTTAAATTTTCTCAAAAATAATGAAAATTTAGATAAACTTGACCTCATGCAAACCATTTCTACTTTAAGCACAGAGGCGATAAAAGAGCTAAATTTAAGCGAAAAAGAGCTTGAACTTTTTTTTAATGCCTATGAGTTAGCAAGACTTAACTCAAAGCCCAGTGTTTTACTCAGCACTCTTTTGCTATCCTTATATGAAGGAAAAAAATGA